A genomic segment from Sulfuritalea hydrogenivorans sk43H encodes:
- a CDS encoding cytochrome b: MSSSPTLSPNASTRYTGVAIGLHWLIALALVGSFALGLYMHELPLSPQKLKLYSWHKWAGVTIFLFVVLRLGWRLTHRPPALPAAMPSWQRKAAEATHVLLYLLMFAVPLSGWLMSSAKGFQTVWFGVLPLPDLLDKNKELGDTLQQLHMLLNFSMAALVVAHLGAALKHHVIDRDDVLLRMLPRHGKTTPGEIR, from the coding sequence ATGAGTTCCAGCCCGACCCTGTCGCCCAACGCCAGCACGCGCTATACCGGCGTCGCCATCGGCCTGCACTGGCTGATCGCCTTGGCCCTCGTCGGCAGCTTTGCGCTCGGCCTCTACATGCATGAATTGCCGCTGTCGCCGCAGAAGCTCAAGCTCTACTCGTGGCACAAGTGGGCCGGCGTGACGATCTTCCTCTTCGTCGTGCTGCGCCTGGGCTGGCGCCTGACGCATCGCCCGCCCGCGCTGCCCGCCGCCATGCCTTCGTGGCAGCGCAAGGCGGCCGAAGCGACGCATGTGCTGCTCTACCTGCTGATGTTCGCGGTGCCGCTTTCGGGCTGGCTGATGAGTTCGGCCAAGGGTTTCCAGACCGTCTGGTTCGGCGTGCTGCCGCTGCCCGACCTGCTGGACAAGAACAAGGAACTGGGCGACACGCTGCAGCAGCTGCACATGCTGCTCAACTTCAGCATGGCGGCGCTGGTGGTCGCCCACCTCGGCGCCGCGCTCAAACACCATGTCATCGACCGCGACGACGTGCTGTTGCGCATGTTGCCGCGTCACGGCAAAACCACCCCCGGAGAAATCAGATGA